The window CAATTTGCtaataaattgattaatatttttattaatatccaATTTGCTTATAACTTGATGGAAGGTATTCTGCCCACCTAGTGGGCATAAGGCATAATAATTACtctcttttttgaataaatataattactcttttttatttcttatttcaaaaaaaaaatagtactaTCAGTTATTCGCACAAATTTCTTCATAGTAGAATCGTGCAGAGAGGTATAAATGACTTGGACAAAGAAAACGATGGTATGGATCAAGtaccaaaattttatttaattttcctGATAAAAATTCCTCAATGTGCATAAACTCACTTCGCTTTTTTCTCAGCAAAAATTGAACTACAGGCTAACTTTGGTTTCCTACATTACACATTACATGAAATAATAGTCTGTATTGCCTCCTATGTTTCATAAGTGCTGATCCATGAGTTCCAAGGCAGGGTTAAACAAGTATCAGAGAGCCGCTCCACCACCTTCGCAATCTGGATGCAATGAATTCAGCATAAATAGAACCGAAGAACTTAGAATAGTTGAAGTTTCATCTTTATCTTGTTCTGTTTCCACAGTGGTAACTTGTAAAAAGCCTTCCTCGTCATctcaaatttgttgttgaactCTTCTGTCGAAAGATAAGCCTGCATGCAACAAGAGTTGGCAGTCATTGAGTATAGCCCTTGTTCTGTGAATTTCTTTTGATGCATTTTAAATTATCTATAGAACAAGTAAAATTGTTGACAGTTGGTGCCAAACCATACCTCTCGTCTGGTCACGTCGATTTCTTTAATAGGATCCATAGAGAGTATTGTAAGCCGTTCATAAGGGTATGTTGGGAGTCCTTCATCGTCATCACCTTCGTCTTCTTTTCCATCTTCCTGAATGCTGCTCATTGAATCTTCTTTATCAGATGCTCCGAGGTTCCCTTCACCCATGTGAGTCAGTACTAGTTCAGGCTTTCAATTGTCAAAACTCCCAAATTATATGCCACTAAAAAACTCAAACAATGTATACCTTTAACAGAGCGGGGCATTAGATTTGATCCGACTGAGGTGCTATTAGTCGATTGTGTGGAATCAGAGGTCCCAGGCTTCTGAATCAGCTTCTCTACAGCAGGGGGTGGAGTTGACAGGTTCCTAGTATTTTTGTTCTCAAAATTAGCAGCTATTGCGCTGAAGGCTGGAGATCTGCCCCGTGAGCGGGGTCGGTCATTGCTGGCCGACACGCTCCTAGAACGTTGTGGCTTTTCTGATCCAGCAGCAGATCTTGCTATTGATGCAGGAGGTCTCCTTTTGGCTTTCTGCGAATGCAGCATATCaatgacaaataaaaaataGCACTGGATATACACCAAATAGGTAGCATATCAGTCACCAACTTTTGAAAGCAAAATACCCAACAGTCTGCAAACTTTTATTCTTTTCACTGTACACGTGGACTATCATAATGTAAATAAAGATTGGTACATGCAGGCTATCAAAATGGAAATAAAGATTAGTACTActgaaagaaaatgaaaacaGACTTCATTGTTTGAATTTCTGATATGCTGTAATAGGATGCACGACAGATTTAAGGAGAAGACAAGGAGCTTCGATGATAAAAACAGAACTTAAGAATATGACTTACATCCGGTACAGGCTTTCCTCCATTTTTAATCATAGCAAGTCTTCGCTGGAATGAGTTTCCATGCATCTGAAATCATACAAATGGACAACATGAAGCTCGTCACAAACTTGAGTATCACCTGCAATTACCTCCTGAACTGAATATACAGTATTTTCCGCTACTTACAGCAGATTTATTGGAGTCCCATTTAAAGAAGCGTGTGAAGTACATTGGTTCACCCCCCTCCGTTACAATATATAAAGTAGTTCGAGGTGACAAATTCTCGAGAAGACAATCCCGTTCAATAAATTTCTGTATATGTGaggaaaaatataaaagttgaGTATAAAAATTTGCCAATCATACAATAAGTAGAAATAAAAGAAGCTATACATGTGACACATTGCAAACTATAAATTGTTAAGAGGTAAAGTCTATTAAAGTCTGTTTAGAGGCAATTATTAATCTGTTTCAACAGCTTCATTAAAAGTTTTATAAAATGTATTACTACTCCCTTAATTGTCTTAAACACAATTGTAGATGTTCATACTTTCcgtgatataataataatcatgcTTGAAGCATAAAGTTAATACGGAAAATCGGAATCTTACCTCTCCAATAGATAATGCATCCTTTCTATGTTTTGAGATGATCTCTTGCCCCACCCATACAAAAATATTCGAGTGACAATCCAGGATAAATATTTCTTCAGTCATTAGATCATCTTGGTCAAAGTTGTATATCTCTGTCACCtggaaacaaaaataaaataaaattcagacTCCAGGTGCAAAGTTATATGATTATGAACTGCCACTATGCGTACAAATAAAATTACACTCGCTGTGAAGAAGAgatacatttataaattatataacagatattaaatatgttatacATATATAGTACTGATAAAGAAGGGATTATTTATATGAAGACAGACCTTTAAATCTGAAGATGTCCAAGAATCACGATAGTCACCAACGAGAAGAAACAGAATCGGTCAGATACCACAAGATAGAATAGGGATAAAATATTACATAGAGTTATTGTGTATAACCTGTCGAAAATGAGCATGAAAATAAATGAGGATCACTTTCAGCTACTCTTCCAACCTTCTTGCTGGGATATTTTGATTTTCCACCTAACAAATCCCAGAATTGCTCTAACTCTACACCTTCCTTTTGTGTCCTGCTGCTCTGCACATCTGGCTGTAGGTAAAGAAATCGATGGTTTAATATACAAAAAACCACTTATGAAAGTTTGATGAATTATAGCATCCCAGAAGCTACCACAAATGAGTAACAAATTTTCAAGCTCTTCTGGAAAGTGGTACCAGAGTTTGGGTCGGTTAGTTGTTAAGTGATGTGATTGTTAAATGGCCCCATACGCGTTTGGCATGCGGGGCTGGTGTGTCAAAAAACAGATGAAATGTGTCAAAGAAATACGTAGCTAATAAGAACTCCCATGATCAAAAGGCCTGGGGTGTTTCATGAAATGtgtcacaaaaaaaaatacatggCATGTTTTAAGAAACTACCAAGGTAACCAGATTTCCCATGATCAAAGGGGAGTAGATCAGTATACTGCCATGACCACATATCTTCCCTATTTTATTGGATAAAGAAACACATGAATTGTGTTAAAAAAAACTACCTAGGTAACCAGAATTCCCATCTTAGTGAACTAGACACTAAATTGCACTATGTAATGAACTTTCCTCTGGATGTTTCAGATGGTTCATCCAGCTATTATCTATATGTGTAATATGGAAAAAGCAAATTACCCCATATACATTAATAGCGATGATTCAAACTTGTAGCATTTACTgcaaaacacacatatatataccagTGATCAATATATAACCGCAAGCCAGATCAGACCTTTATCAAATCCACAAATCTGTCAGCAAGTTCTTGATCATCGGCCGATGTATTGATCCCAAACCATGTAAAGACAGAGGAGGCATCATGTAATATGTAGCAGTAAGAGGAGTTCAGAGACGATGCCACCTGATTGAACAGAACTGACGATCAAATTTCATCAAACAGATGCAATTTTTTggcatatatttataattattatcatgaatttcaacatattttgggaattttttcTCAAGGCGGAAGTCTTCACAGAAAAAACCTCAGTACTCTTCAGAGTAGGGTAAAGTCTGCATACCCAGTACTTTTGCTATTCTTTCTTGTATAAGGTTTAGCCTATACCTAACTAACCAAGTGAACAAAGAATCACCCTTAAGTTCTTACATAAAATGATTTAATTCAAGACATAAAAGCTAAGAGTGTCATGCACCTGCTCAAGAATTTGAGCCCCTAATATAGCTTCACATTATACCTGCAAACCTATACTGATAATTGATACTTCTCTTGTACTTGTgtagatttaaaagaaaaagagacATGGGATGGAACTGAAGTACCAGCATTTAGGGGCGCAAACTATAATCACTGAAGCATTTGCACTTAAAATAAATACCGACAGAAGTATTAGACATTTGGTGAAAAGGATTTATAAAAAACAACAATTTTATAACGAAGAAAGGTGAAGCtatacaaaattttcatttaattggAGAAGTAAGGTGTGAAAGGAAGTTATATACAGTACTTACTGCTTCAACTTGAATTGCTTGCATGTTCTCTGGCCCAGTGCCCTGAACACGAAACAAAGCAAGCCCTTCCTCTGAATGAGTATCGTCTGGGAGTTCCTTCTCTGCTATATATTTCTTGTATCCATCACTACGACCTCCCTGACATAATTGCACATATTTGTGTTTGTATAAGTGGGAGAAAAATTTGCACGTACTGTAACAAGAAACAAACTAATATTGTTTACTTGATAGTTCTTACAAACCTTAAAGACAATCAGGCtctgaaaaattgaaaaaaagtcGATGGGTTCATTTCCTTCATAAATGCGTGCCTATAATTTCATAATGACGAAACTATTACTATAAGCATACATGTAAATTCCTGAACAGCATATCATCGGGACAGTTTCTAAACATAGAATATACCTGAGTAGGCAAGAACTTCATTTTCTCGACCATCTTACTTGCTTGTGTAGTTGCTGAACTCATATCTTCCTATCATTTGTCATTAGTTCAAGTAAAAAAGCAAGATTTAGGCTCCTGACGTAGGTAAAAATATTTACTTTTGTATGTATCACCAGTTCAAGGATTTAACAAGTTCACAGTTTCAATGTGAAATCGATAGTGTATTAGAAAGAAGCAGCAAAGCAATTTCGACCATTATGGTGCGAAATTACTGGAAGAGACTAGCAATATTAAACCAAAGAACTTTTACCACAACTCCAAACAGAATGACAACTCACTCAGCTAAATTTTGAATATGGAGTTCTAGCTTTTGACTTCAATCTCCCTTCCTATTAGTATGTCCACTGTCCTTAAAGCCTTTAGATTGTAGATCTAGATGATGAAAAATCTTTCTGTTTTAAAATCTCCTAAGCCCTTCATAACGTGGCAGTCAAGTGGAAGGTAATCCATACAAGGCCATATACTACATATCTGGCTTGTTTCATGTTGCCGTAGCTACCTGCTGGCTTGGTCAGCTAAGTGGCTGTCTTGATAATTTGTAAGctaaaaaaatactaatatatgtTTCTGGTCAGTATCTCTTCCCAAAAAACTTAGATGGAGtactatgtgtatatatgatgAGGTTATACAATTAAGCCATAACAAAGGACAACCGTTTTGGTGCCAAGGAATGTGTGCAGAACCCTTATTTCTTGGTTTATGTAAATAGTACATTTCTGCATGTATGACCACTTGCAGAATAGAttacttctcaaattcctgtatTTGGACTACTTTTAGACTTTTAGTGCATGCatgacaatattaaaaaaataacacatTATCAGAATCACTGCAAGCAAAAATTACGTGAGCcaaaacattataaaaataCTGCAAGCATAATTCACCTGAACGCTTTGCTTTCCAAACCATGTGCCAATAAGGTATTCATCTCCCATTTCCCCAGGATATGTATATTGGAATATATAGCAATCTCCACTGAAAAGTTTTGAATCATCAGGGTCTGAAAGAAGAGTCTTTCCTTCTCCATCCACACGCCAAACCTGTTCAAACACGCAGATCATGCAAGAGACAAAAAACCATAAACTGGGCTCTCTGTACAATCTGTATTATGGTTTTCTGTTGTTGAATGTCAATTATATGCCCGGATTACTGGGATTGTAAGAACAGGATTGTATCTTCATGCTGGTAGTAAAAGACTAGTAAATAAAGAATTAAGATAATGAATTTTTTGTATGTGAAGGTACGTCGGAAGAAAGATGACAAAAATCTTTGATTTTTGAGAGATAAAGAGTGTGTTTACATTCAAACTTTTAGTAGCATTCACAGATAGACCTCAGATACATGAGCATTGTAGTTGCATAAAAGATTTCCTCAACAAATAGGGATGTGTCTGtatagtttttttattaaaaaaaagaaaaaaaacttgtGATGTCTGCtatttaatcataatttttatctTTAGGGTAAGAAAAGCCTCCATCATCTAATATCCAAAGAGAAAAGACTAGAGCTACATTTTGGGACTGAAAATGTACTCAGTAGTCAGTACCTGCAAGTCCCCTGTGCAATCAATATTTGGCTCAGTATCTTCCTTTGCAGGATCTTCTTCTTTCGTAAGTCCCTTAACATCTACCCCTTGGCGTTTGAGCATTTCTACAAGAAAATCCAGCAAAGAACTTAATATTAATAACGATCTAACTGTAAGTAGAATGTAATGAGGATTGAATATCAAAACAGATAACTCCAGTTTTATACTGTATATTACAAAAGAGGATGGGAACATAAACATGAACTCACCAGCAACCTTGCCCCTACCATCCTCAGATTCTTTTGCCTCAACTGCTTGAGGCCATGAATCAAATTTTGAGCGGAACAGCACTGTCTCAAATCCCTCCATCACACGAATTATATGAGTATTTGGACGATCTCCACTTTGAAGTAATTCCTACATTATTAGGTTACTGCATTAAATAGTTGCTGATGAATATAATTTCAGATTAATGAAAGTAGGTATAGCTTTGTGTTTTTCATATAAAGGTATAACCAATAACACCTCGGCAGCTCGACTTGCACTTTTTCTGTCATCAAGAGAAGTATTTTTCCCCATCCAGGTATAGATTTCCAACCCACAGTCCAAAAGGTAGCATTTATTAGTGTCTAGCAACTCCTTTGTCAGAGATTCAGCATCTATTGCTTCAGGATTCCCATCAGAAACACTATAGGAGAAAATACTTTTGTTAGTTTAGAAGGTACAACTGAACAAGGCTAGTAgtaattcacaaaaaattataagaagatCAGAAGTGCTAGTGTATCAGCTCAATGTTTAATTGAAGTAATCAGGATAATAATTCTTAAAACATGAACGCATTTTCAGAACACTAGATCTATGTTTTCCCTGTTCTTTTTGCTTCCTTACACATTTGAATAGGAAAGCATTAGGAAAATactcatttataaaatattagaagaccccaaaatcatgtatataatcaTGCGTATTGTCATATTATGtcattatttgttatatttgttcaaatataaattCATGTTTTGTTAGATATGTAGTTCAGACTTAAGCAAGCATAAGTTACGAAACTAAAAGGTGGAAGAaactgtatcatgaacaatgcaTGGCAGTGAAATCTTAACAACAAAGTGTATGGTgcaaattaatttaaagagaGGGGGAAAAAAACAGGATAAGTACAACTCGCTATTGCAAAAGCTTATTACCCAAAAAGTTTAGTGGAAAGAGCATCAATACTTTGAGTATCATCGGTAGCAGTTTTCCTTGGCAGTGGAGCAAAACCACCAAACAGAGCCCAAAATTCTCCACTTTCAGCATCAGCCATCAATTTTCCATCCTCTACATAGAACAACCGCAACAAAGACTTAAAGTGCTGGGATGAGTACAATAGCACCTCTATACACAACCTAAATTTAGCTTACCAATGGAAGCTATCTCACATTTTCCATCATGATAAGTATCTTTGATGTACTGGACCACTTCCAGAGCTTTAGCCCTCTCTTGAATGGATGACTTTGAACCATTGAATTGGAAAATTTTGGATTCTGTGTCAAGGATAAAGACGTCGTCATGATTGAGTGACGATCGAACAAATTCAACCTGAAACCATAATATTCGGGGCCTAGACTTAGCAATGAGTGCTGATAAGAAAACCATATATATTAACAAAACATCTTTACTTGCCTCTTTCACATGAACAACATGTTTCCCTTTACAAACATATAAACGAGTTTCATGTTCTTCGGCTTCAGCGTGTTTAAATCCAGATGCAACTCCACCTGCTTGAGGTATGATACATGGTTTAAAATAGGAGAGAAACTTCTCAGTTTCACGTCCCTGCACTTCACGGTACTGAACCGCACGCCCCTTAAGAACTGCATCCAGTTCAACTGTCTTGATAGCTGCAGTGCCAGCTTCGTCCTACTTAAACCAGAATTTTAACCATCAAATACTACTATATTAGATACTTGATAAATTAAATCACGAGAAAATTACTTACTTGACTAGTATCTCTACCAAGCCAAAAATGTATATCATGATGGAGGGCCCGACTTTTTAGTGCAGTTGTCTGCATTTAAGAATATATAGGATTTGTGAAACTTAACTATATCAAAATGTATGTAGCTTGTAAATACGGAATTTGGTAGCGAAAATCATTCTGCACACCGCATATCTAAACATGCAACAAACAGGTTAATTACTTTAATCTATTTGCTTATTGAATAAATAATGAGCATATTATCTTAGAGTAAAGCAATAGGAATAtccaagtaaattttatttacttacCTTTAAAATGATATAGGAGTCCCCTGTAAAAAACTTTCCATGGGAGGACTCTGACAGAAGTACtggtttaaaattttcaatgcgCCATATCTCTAATCCGCTATGCATTGTTAAAGAAAACAGAGAAGAGGAACCTCCAGAGTGTTAGATAAATTTGAACCGAAAGCAATAGTATACACCAAGCCAATAACTCTGGTGTTTATAAAATTAGATCACTGTAACTTTTCTTCTAGTGTTATAATGTTAATAAGGGTGGATTTCTTCAGAAGATGTTTAATAGATAATGGTAACAAGTGAAATAGTAACAAAGAGAAAGGATACTCTTTTTGTCCAGCTCCATGAAAAGCTGGATCCAAATCTTTCATTGAGATGGCCATATCTGCGTTTTCTTGCCTCTGCGTTTAGCTTTGAAAATATTACCAAAATACTAAAAGTTACAACCTGAAATCCATAAAAAGTATTTTcagaacaaaataattaaaatccaGTACAATAACAAACTAGATAAAAACAGAAACTACCCAAGTGATACAATTTATCAGCCTACAAAAGATGTCAACTATTAGCAATTAAGTTAAACAATGAAACATCAAAATAATCAGCTAAAAACTTAGTAACCTCATGATATGCATTGCATCCTACTGCCTCCGCGACAGATTTCCCCTATATTCAAAGATAAGCAAAAGGGCATATCAACCAAACCGAGGCGCAGACAACTAAGCGAAAAAGATGTAACAATAGCTTATCAATATGAGAGAATATATCATGCAGCGAAGCATGGCATCAGAGACTTGTAAAACATAACAATCAAATAAATCATAATGCAACGATCAAACATATCAAGTGCAAGAAAAAGATCAGATATATATACCCTGTACTTTAACAACAGATCAACGTAGAACAACTTTCGGGCTTAGCGTCAGAGATTATGATGGAGTGGAAACTACGGTTAGAAGAAAATTAATCTCTTGTTGAGTTAAATTTAATCTAATTTAAAGATTTCGCTTCTAATAAAAGAATGGGAAAAAGAGAGAAGAAATGAGTATAATGAAGTGTTAGAAACAGAAGAAGTGTACGTTAAAATCTGCTTAAAAATCTCATCATGGTTTGTTAGAGTGCTGACTTCCCGTTTTGTGAGGATGAAAGAGTAAAGGTGGGAGATGATTCAGTGAATGAATAATGATAAACACACACAATAAATAAATGAACGTTGAGTTCGAAATAAATACCGTGCTGCTCTGCCGCAGCCAACTTCACCGTTCGCACAACAATTATTCTGATTAGATAATTAAAATGTGAACAAATTGAAAGAGGGATAACCTTTTTTACTTTCAAATTTAGGTAAATTTTGGATTTCCCTTAATTGAGATTTAAGACTATTGGTCTCTTGGACTCTCTTTTTCTCTAAGCATGCCTCCCTCTTAAACTCTATAGCTGACGGGATTTTCATCGGTTTTATTCGGTGGAAAgtctcaatttttttattgattttatttaattcGTTTTCTTCAATAATCTTGCTCTTCTTCGGGAAGGATTTCTATCATTTCGATTATGTTTGGTTTGTTTTTCTAGATTTACATCATCGGAGCTTCCGGTTTACTTTTTCTTTCGATTTAAGCAGAACTTATTACATTCGAGAGTTAATCACCTATATTGTGGTTATTTTCTcagcttaatgaccttttagccctcgaagtatgggtggaagttccgatgcggcctcgaaatttaaaaacgtacctttcgaccctcaaagtttcataacgtttttttaataaaagtttaaacgtcaaagttttattcagaaaaaattgtATTAGAAAATactatagaactatattttatgagagtctcaaaatgcgtggcaaaaaataatataaataacctgtttcgattttattaaaaaataatgtaaacaaTTGGCAATATACTTCATTTCCTTTCACACACTTTTGTTTCGATTGTATTCTAATTGAAAATCCATTTTTAAAAGTGTATAACTTAAAGAATTTTTTTGCATCCATCAAATCTCAAACATTTGATTTAGATACGGGacattaagagcatctccaaccataaaaaacccttagctaaaagtctaGGAGgcttttcgaaattaaaaaatttagccaatgtCCACAAAAAACACCACTCCAACCATAGCAAAccattgtctataattatagtcattcctctatggatgactatatttgtcgaaccactacagatctgtagtgaattccacgtcatctcccgcaatttattttcctccttcctgctgattacatataaattattaccatattaaactgatatattctatttataacaatctaaatattaatcatatactatttctaaattatagccaaccaatatagccaatatcattGTGCTTACCGGTTTAGTAAATTTTACGTaatatcttacaggtccaatttagccgacAATTATAACCAACGCTATTGGAGATGTTCTAACATCACTACTACATGGAACATCTCTATTTTCGTACAAACCATCCTTATCATCCCCATCTTGAtcatcttaattaatttttacaagCTCATATTCATCAACATCAATATCTTCTTCAACATTAATAtatgtttgaataattttcaaaattttttaatcatCATCGACGCTATTATATtgctataaatataatatatataactataaatatatcattcttatatttcatttatattataaatcattttaaCAACACCGTAACCCTTCGACAAACATTTGAACTCAGTTtttacataataaaatttatcatacaTGCAacggttaaatttttattttataacttgAGAGAGACGTCATTTGTTAACCCTTTAACGGGACTGAACAGGACTGAATGGATGGTTCATCTGTTTAGCTCGTTTGTGATAGTTTCTCAGGCGCTGGACGAAAGAAAATCTGCCGGACGAAAACACTATTTCTTCGACGATGGAGTTTGCAAAACCAAG of the Daucus carota subsp. sativus chromosome 4, DH1 v3.0, whole genome shotgun sequence genome contains:
- the LOC108216018 gene encoding LOW QUALITY PROTEIN: villin-4 (The sequence of the model RefSeq protein was modified relative to this genomic sequence to represent the inferred CDS: substituted 1 base at 1 genomic stop codon), whose amino-acid sequence is MAISMKDLDPAFHGAGQKDGLEIWRIENFKPVLLSESSHGKFFTGDSYIILKTTALKSRALHHDIHFWLGRDTSQDEAGTAAIKTVELDAVLKGRAVQYREVQGRETEKFLSYFKPCIIPQAGGVASGFKHAEAEEHETRLYVCKGKHVVHVKEASKDVLLIYMVFLSALIAKSRPRILWFQVEFVRSSLNHDDVFILDTESKIFQFNGSKSSIQERAKALEVVQYIKDTYHDGKCEIASIEDGKLMADAESGEFWALFGGFAPLPRKTATDDTQSIDALSTKLFGVSDGNPEAIDAESLTKELLDTNKCYLLDCGLEIYTWMGKNTSLDDRKSASRAAEELLQSGDRPNTHIIRVMEGFETVLFRSKFDSWPQAVEAKESEDGRGKVAEMLKRQGVDVKGLTKEEDPAKEDTEPNIDCTGDLQVWRVDGEGKTLLSDPDDSKLFSGDCYIFQYTYPGEMGDEYLIGTWFGKQSVQEDMSSATTQASKMVEKMKFLPTQARIYEGNEPIDFFSIFQSLIVFKGGRSDGYKKYIAEKELPDDTHSEEGLALFRVQGTGPENMQAIQVEAVASSLNSSYCYILHDASSVFTWFGINTSADDQELADRFVDLIKPDVQSSRTQKEGVELEQFWDLLGGKSKYPSKKVGRVAESDPHLFSCSFSTVXILFYFCFQVTEIYNFDQDDLMTEEIFILDCHSNIFVWVGQEIISKHRKDALSIGEKFIERDCLLENLSPRTTLYIVTEGGEPMYFTRFFKWDSNKSAMHGNSFQRRLAMIKNGGKPVPDKAKRRPPASIARSAAGSEKPQRSRSVSASNDRPRSRGRSPAFSAIAANFENKNTRNLSTPPPAVEKLIQKPGTSDSTQSTNSTSVGSNLMPRSVKGNLGASDKEDSMSSIQEDGKEDEGDDDEGLPTYPYERLTILSMDPIKEIDVTRREAYLSTEEFNNKFEMTRKAFYKLPLWKQNKIKMKLQLF